The window CCTTATTTAGTCCTTGCGACAATTTTGGAGCTAGTGAGCTTCTTATATCTTAGCGTACTTATTTTTAGTGGTTATCTGATTGCTAAATTTTTACGGGAGAAAAAGATCCTCGCTAAACTGGGTAATTGTACCGTTGGTGCCTTTTTTATGGGGTTTGCGGCAAAACTTGCCTTGAGTAATTAGTCTGTATAGAGAAATCCCCGAGTAAGATTTAAAATTGCAGTCACTCTGACATTTGGTAATAATTACCCTTTGAGTTATTGCCCAGAGGTAAGAGTGACGCAATTAGAAATTGATGAATACTGGATGCAGCAAGCCCTTGAACTTGCTTTTAAAGCGCAAGAGGCAGGGGAGATCCCGGTAGGTGCTTTGTTAGTTAAAGATGAACAGTTAATAGCCTCTGGTTGGAATCGCTCAATCCTTGATCATAACCCGACTGCTCACGCTGAAATTATGGCTCTACAACAAGCTGGGCAAGTATTGAACAATTATCGTCTACTTGATACCACGCTATACGTTACCTTAGAACCTTGCATAATGTGCGCGGGTGCGATGATACACAGCCGAATTGCCCGCGTTGTTTATGGGGCCAAAGATTTTAAAACGGGGGCTTGTGGTTCTTATATAAATATTATGCAACAGGCAGGGTTAAATCATTATGTGGAAGTTACGGGCGGTATTTTAGAAGAGAAGTGCTCTTCAATGCTAAGTGCTTTTTTCAAAATGCGCAGAGCACAAAAGAAAGAGCAAAAGCGCCAACAGAGTTAGCGCCTTGGCAGGTTATTCAAAGGAGCATTACGGTTTTTTAAACGGGGGGATGACCGGTGGTTCTCTATCCGTTTTTGTCCCTTGCTGGTCAGGATGTAATGAAATCAAGTATTGACCGAGTGACATTTTTGTTTCTTCACTGCTCTTTTGAGGTGATTTCGCTGAATCTATCTCCTCTAAATGGCTCATATTGGTTTGTTCCGGTAGGGGAGATTGGTTTTCAATGAGTTTAGTATTGTTTTCTTTTAGGTTTTCAGGCAAAACCAAATAGGTTAAAGATTGCTGAGCGATATCCAGCGCATGTTGTTTACGTTCTTGCGTTTGCAAGTATCCCACAAGGCTTTGATGATACCGGCGAATATTTTCCACATAACGATAAGCTTCATGCCCACGTGCATAGCCATAAGTAAGCTGCGAATAATATTTTTGCTGGGTTAGTAGTGGAAGACGCGCTTTAACATCGAGCCATCTGTCTGGATCACCACCTAGCATTTGAGTGAGCTTTCTCACATCTAACATATGCCCGTATCCCATATTATAAGCGGACAGAGCAAACCAAATGCGGTCATCTTCTGCAATTGTTTCAGGCAGTTTATCCATAATATAAGCAATATATGCCGCACCACCTTTAATGCTTTCTTCTGCATCTAACCTATCAGCGATCCCCATTGTGGCGGCAGTGGGTTTAGTTAACATCATTAAACCGCGAACTCCAGTTGGGGAGGTGGCAAGGGGATCCCAGTGGGACTCTTGCCATGCAATAGCAGCCAGCAGTTTCCAATCAATGACATCAGCATACTTTTCAAATAAAGGCTGATATTCAGGAAGCTTATTATCAATCGCTTTGATAAAGGCCATCGTATCGAAATAATCGAACGATTCCACATGACTAAAATATTTTTCATTCAGGCGGGCCAATAGCTCTGATTCATTACTTTGATTAAAAAAATCAAGCAGAGCCGCATCTAAACTGTTTTCTTGCCCACGTCGCATATACCAAGTGACAGCATGATCATCGAGTAAATCAAACGCGACAGCAATTTGCGGGTGAATCCGTTGCTGTAGAGCAACAGCGATAGAGTCTTCGAGGGTATAGTCGATTTCACCTTCTGCGAGCATTTCAAGAATTT of the Providencia rettgeri genome contains:
- the mltF gene encoding membrane-bound lytic murein transglycosylase MltF encodes the protein MVIGFNVRWPNTQDSQINHILSQGELRISAVSSPLIYIDEQKQLRGFDYELAQGFASYLGVKLKITIRPTFEQIFIDLENGDADIAVAGLLYNKDRLTKTKTGPSYLTVTQQLVYRKGTTRPKSFNDIKGKLLVTSGTAHASTLKALAEEYPNLKWEETSKYNTNQILEMLAEGEIDYTLEDSIAVALQQRIHPQIAVAFDLLDDHAVTWYMRRGQENSLDAALLDFFNQSNESELLARLNEKYFSHVESFDYFDTMAFIKAIDNKLPEYQPLFEKYADVIDWKLLAAIAWQESHWDPLATSPTGVRGLMMLTKPTAATMGIADRLDAEESIKGGAAYIAYIMDKLPETIAEDDRIWFALSAYNMGYGHMLDVRKLTQMLGGDPDRWLDVKARLPLLTQQKYYSQLTYGYARGHEAYRYVENIRRYHQSLVGYLQTQERKQHALDIAQQSLTYLVLPENLKENNTKLIENQSPLPEQTNMSHLEEIDSAKSPQKSSEETKMSLGQYLISLHPDQQGTKTDREPPVIPPFKKP
- the tadA gene encoding tRNA adenosine(34) deaminase TadA is translated as MTQLEIDEYWMQQALELAFKAQEAGEIPVGALLVKDEQLIASGWNRSILDHNPTAHAEIMALQQAGQVLNNYRLLDTTLYVTLEPCIMCAGAMIHSRIARVVYGAKDFKTGACGSYINIMQQAGLNHYVEVTGGILEEKCSSMLSAFFKMRRAQKKEQKRQQS